The DNA sequence TTGAATTTCTTTTTTGGGGTTTTCCGTCTGATATATACAAACAGCCGCCGAAGCTGAATCAGCACGAGAAGCAAATACAGAAGCGAAACGAGAAGATGAAATGCAACGAGCGGGAACTGCAGTTCATTAAACCAGGTGCGGAGCGGTGCCAGATACAGAGATATACCGGATATGAGCAGCAGTACAAACAAAACAGCGTGAAGATGGTGCATCGTTGTCAGCCGGATCAAAAGTCACCGCCCCTTTCTTTATAATAATACCACTTTGTTCTTTGTATCCGTTTTCATTTTAGCAGAAGAAATACTCCCGGGAAACGAATCGCCCTCCCGGAAGATGTTCAGCAGTTTGTTCTATAGAAAGACGCAGACGATGTTGTTCAGTTCGTCTTCTGCGCTGCCCAACGTTTTTAATTACACTGCTAGACTTCAAAGAACCGGGCTGTCATTTCGAGTGCTTCTTCAGCATCCTCACCTTCAGCTGATATCGTGATTGAATCTCCATTTTCCAGATGAATGGTAACGAGACCCAAAAAACTTTTAACGTTGACTTTCATGTGGCTGCCACGCGACATTTTTTCAATGTATACGTCTGCCTGATACGGCTGAAGACCGGCGCTCAGTTCAGTGATCGTCTGCTCTTCCCGGATATTCACCGTTACTTCTTTTGATACCCGTTTCATTAAATCAGCTCCTCTTAATAAAAAATCAGCAGGAGAGGAAGAAAGGGGACTTCCTGTCCTGCTGGTATTACTACTATGCTACTGAATAAATATCATGGAGATCTGCGGGATAAAGACGATGACCAGCAGCGTGATCAGCATAGCAACAAAGTATGGCAGAACCGCTCTGGCAATAGCTTCGATTGATAATCCGGAAATACCGGAAGCCACAAATAGATTTACTCCGAGAGGTGGTGTGATAAATCCGATCGCAAGGTTCACGATCATAATAATGCCGAAATGAACCGGATCGTATCCAAGGTTAACGGCAATTGGTAATAAAATCGGTGTCAGAATGATAATTGCTGCCAGCGTATCCATAAAACAGCCGACCAGAAGCAGGAGCAGTGTAATCAGAAGAATAATAACAATGCGGTTTTCTGAAATGCTGAGTATGGCTTCTGCCACCTGATTTGGAATCTGCTCTACAGTCAGCAGCCGTCCGAAAGCAGTTGCTGTACCGACAATTATTAACACTGTGGATGTTGTTAGCGCCGCGTCTCCGAACACTTTCGGCAGGTTTTTTATTTTGAGCTCTTTGTAAAGAAAAATTCCTGCAAATAAACCGAATACTACTGCAACCACGGACGCTTCCGTCGGAGTGAAAATACCGCCGTAAATACCGCCCAGAATGATAAATGGCACCATCAGAGCCCATTTTGCGTCCCAGACTGCCTTTCCAAGCTCTTTAAAGGAGAACGGCTCTCCGCTTCCGCTGTATCCTTTTTTCCTTGAATATAAGTATGCGTACACCATCAGCCCGAAGGCGACGAGAATCCCTGGAATAATACCGGCAATAAAGACATCTCCGATATTAGCTCCTGTGCCTACGACCCCGTATATAACCATCGGGATACTCGGAGGGATGATTACCCCGAGCGCACCGGCAGCAGCAACTGTTGCTGTTGCAAAGCGCTTGTCATAACCCATCCGGACCATGGCAGGAATCATGATACCGCCTATCGCAGCAACTGTAGCCGGTGCGGAACCGGATACCGCAGCGAAGAACATACAGGTGACGATCGTTGCAATTGCAAACCCGCCGGTACGGTTACCGACGATTTTATTTGCGACGTTAAACAGGCGGTCAGAAACCCCGCCTTTGCTCATGATCTCCCCGGCCAATATGAAAAATGGCACGGCCATGAGCGGAAAGGAATCTACCGAAGTGATCATTCCCTGCCCGAGGAACTCGAGCGGCACGGCACCAGAATAGACAATAGTGACAAGCGTGGCAAGTCCAAGGGCAATTCCGATTGGTACACTAAGCAGCATGAACACAGCAAAACTGATAAATAATACAGCAGTAGTCATCGCAGCAGACCTCCCTTCCTATGACCGGCCGCGTTCCGGATCGGGAACGTTCGGCTGATCTGCTTCTTTTTCGAGTATGGCGTCCTGTTCCGATTTAACTTTAAAATCTCCTCCGCCGCGGAGCGCACGGATCTGTCTAATCATCTGCTGAATGATACGGAAGGACGTAAGAGCCATCCCAACCGGCGTTGCAGCGTACACAATCCACATCGGCAGACTAAGAGCAGGCGAGGTCTGACCGAATCCCATCAGCTGACCAGTGATCCGGGCACCATAGATAATGATGAAAATCGCAAATCCGAGAAAAAGAACATTTGCAATCAGGTTAAGAATAATTTTTCCGCGTTCTTTTAACAGCACTAAAACAACATCCACCTTGATATGACGCTGCTTTTTCACTCCATAGCTGATCCCGACATACACGAGCCAGATAAAACAGTACCTTGCCAGTTCCTCAGACCAGGACAGCGATGCCCCCATGACATGACGCATAAATACCTGGAGGGTAATTACTACAACCATAATCATCGAGAACGCAATCAGCAGTGTTTCTTCAAAATGATCATCGAGCCAGTGAACGACCTTCATGTTCCTTCCCCCTTTTTTAACACTCTTCTTCCAGAAAGGCTCTCACTTAAAAGTGCCCATAGACAGCCTCTTTGGAAGAAGAGATGTCCCTGATACCGGGACATCCTCCATTTACAGTTTAATGTTCATGTTCTTTTTACTGCTGAGCTTCTTCGATTGCTTCGTATACGCGGTCTACAAGATCCTGTCCAATTTCTCCAGAATATTCATCAATAACCGGCTGTACAGTATCCTGCATTTCCTGACGGGCTTCGTCAGAGATCTCTGTAAACGTCATGCCTTCGTTCTGAAGCTCTTCCAGATACTCATCGTTTGCTTCACGGTTGGCTTCACGCTGGAATTCGCCTGCTTCTACTGCAGCATCCGAAACGATCTGCTGGTAATCTTCCGACAAGCCGTCATAGAACTGCTGGCTCACCATGAAGACGAACGGGCTGTAAATGTGGTGTGTATTGGACACGTAGTCCTGTACTTCATAAAACCCTTCCAGATAAATCGTTGCATAAGGATTTTCCTGTCCGTCTACTGTACCCTGCTGCAGAGCTGTAAACAGCTCCGTAAAGGCCATCGGTGTCGGATTTGCTCCCAGCTCACGGAAAGCATCCAAGTGAAGATCATTTTCCATCGTACGGATTGTCAGACCATCAAAATCTTCCATCGAAGCTACTTCACGTTCACTGTTTGTCAGATCACGGAACCCATTCTCCCAGTATGCAAGACCAATCAGGTTCTGGTCCTCAAGCATATCCAGAAGCTCCTGACCGACTTCTCCATCAAGAACTTCGTCTGCTGTTTCACTGTCCGGGAACAGGAACGGGAAGTCAAATACAGAGAATTCATTTACAAAGTTGGCGATCGGTGCGGTGGAAGGAATCGTTACTTCCTGTGAACCAAGCTGGAGTGCTTCCATCATGGTACGGTCATCGCCCAGCTGCCCGCTGTGATACGTTTCTACAAAGATGTCGCCATCTGTTTCCGACTCGACAATTTCTTTAAACTCAAGCAGTCCCTGATACTGAGGGTGGTCGCTGTTCAGGCCGATCCCGCCGCGGATTGTGTGGGTAGCATCTTCCTGTGCATACTCTCCGCCTCCACCGTTATCCGCATTCGCCTCGTCGCCTGCATTATCCGCTTCTTCATTTGAAGTATTATTTTCTTCCGATGTGTTTTCCGCGTTATTGGTACCGCTTTCATTATTAGCCTGTCCTTCTTCATTTCCTCCATTGTCTCCCCCGCCGCAAGCAGCAAGGAAGGTCGTTGCTGCCAGTGCAGCTGTCAAATAAAGACTCTTTTTCATGTGTATTTCTCCCCTTTTTATTTAAGTATGAAATTTATTTTCGTACGATGTCGTGTCCACCAAACTCATTTCGCAGTGCTGCGACGACCTTGCCGGTAAACGTATCATCTTCAAGTGAGCGGTGGCGCATCATTAAAGATAACGCAATGACCGGTGCTGGTGTTTCCAGATCCAGTGCTGTCTCTACGGTCCATTTTCCCTCTCCGGAGGAATTCATAATACCCCGGACGTTGTCGAGCTTTGCATCTTTTTTGAATGCATTTTCTGTCAGTTCCATCAGCCAGGAGCGGATGACAGAGCCATGGTTGAACACATTGGATACTTTTTCGTAATCATAATCGAATGGACTTTTTTCCAGAATGTCAAATCCTTCTGCGATCGCCTGCATCATGCCGTACTCAATGCCATTATGAATCATTTTCAGGAAATGCCCGCTTCCGGTTCTTCCTGTGTGCAGATAGCCATTCTCCACCGTCGTATCTTCAAAAATTGACTCGATACGGGCTATGACATCATCCGGTCCCCCGACCATCATACACGCTCCGTGACGTGCACCTTCGACGCCTCCACTCGTTCCTGCATCTACGAAATGAATCTGCTGCTGCTCTAATTTTTCTGCTCTTCTCAAGGAATCTTTATAATTGGAATTCCCTCCATCGATCACGACATCGCCTGACTGCAGAAGCGGCGTTAATTCGTCGAGTACCGATTCCGTAATCTCTCCTGCTGGCACCATCAGCCAAATTGTACGCGGTGCTTCCAGCTGATTAACCAGTTCCTTCAGGGAATACGCAGGTTCTGCGCCCTCCTCTGCAATCCGTTTGACTGTATCGTGGTTCACATCCGACGCTGCAACTTCATGCTGATTATCCAACAGATTTAATGTAAGATTGTAACCCATTTTTCCAAGGCCGATCATGCCAAGTTTCATTCCGTCCCCCCCTTTTTTTATAATTGAAATTTATTTTCGTTATTAACCTATTATATGATAAAAAATTTCTTTTACAACCCTTTATTAAATAAAAAATATTTTTTTATTTATCGTTTACGGGTATAATGGAGATAGCCACCTTTCCCGCACGAATGAAACGAAAGGCACCTACATTTAAAAACAAGCAATTTTAAAACATTCGTTGTTGATTATTATCGGAAACTTCGCTGTAACCGTGCTGCCGTGGAACATAGCTGAAGTCGTCGTCCCCCTTACATCAACAATTAACCTGGCTCTTAATGCGTTCTCTGGTTCTTGATTGCAGTCTCTTCCTCCTCTTTAAAAGAAGGAAGGAGAGGATATACGGGGTAACGGCTCAGTGGGTATATTCAGATTTTTTGTCTTATACAGCTTGTTTCTTCACGTTCGTGTACAGCCTTCACCTTTAAAAGAGACCTCCATGCAATCTATCTGCACCATGATGATCGAAAAAAGCCTTCAATATTTTATTTTCAAGGCATTCTAAAAATAAAGGA is a window from the Alkalicoccus halolimnae genome containing:
- a CDS encoding TRAP transporter substrate-binding protein; translated protein: MKKSLYLTAALAATTFLAACGGGDNGGNEEGQANNESGTNNAENTSEENNTSNEEADNAGDEANADNGGGGEYAQEDATHTIRGGIGLNSDHPQYQGLLEFKEIVESETDGDIFVETYHSGQLGDDRTMMEALQLGSQEVTIPSTAPIANFVNEFSVFDFPFLFPDSETADEVLDGEVGQELLDMLEDQNLIGLAYWENGFRDLTNSEREVASMEDFDGLTIRTMENDLHLDAFRELGANPTPMAFTELFTALQQGTVDGQENPYATIYLEGFYEVQDYVSNTHHIYSPFVFMVSQQFYDGLSEDYQQIVSDAAVEAGEFQREANREANDEYLEELQNEGMTFTEISDEARQEMQDTVQPVIDEYSGEIGQDLVDRVYEAIEEAQQ
- a CDS encoding HPr family phosphocarrier protein; this translates as MKRVSKEVTVNIREEQTITELSAGLQPYQADVYIEKMSRGSHMKVNVKSFLGLVTIHLENGDSITISAEGEDAEEALEMTARFFEV
- a CDS encoding TRAP transporter large permease, encoding MTTAVLFISFAVFMLLSVPIGIALGLATLVTIVYSGAVPLEFLGQGMITSVDSFPLMAVPFFILAGEIMSKGGVSDRLFNVANKIVGNRTGGFAIATIVTCMFFAAVSGSAPATVAAIGGIMIPAMVRMGYDKRFATATVAAAGALGVIIPPSIPMVIYGVVGTGANIGDVFIAGIIPGILVAFGLMVYAYLYSRKKGYSGSGEPFSFKELGKAVWDAKWALMVPFIILGGIYGGIFTPTEASVVAVVFGLFAGIFLYKELKIKNLPKVFGDAALTTSTVLIIVGTATAFGRLLTVEQIPNQVAEAILSISENRIVIILLITLLLLLVGCFMDTLAAIIILTPILLPIAVNLGYDPVHFGIIMIVNLAIGFITPPLGVNLFVASGISGLSIEAIARAVLPYFVAMLITLLVIVFIPQISMIFIQ
- a CDS encoding TRAP transporter small permease, translating into MKVVHWLDDHFEETLLIAFSMIMVVVITLQVFMRHVMGASLSWSEELARYCFIWLVYVGISYGVKKQRHIKVDVVLVLLKERGKIILNLIANVLFLGFAIFIIIYGARITGQLMGFGQTSPALSLPMWIVYAATPVGMALTSFRIIQQMIRQIRALRGGGDFKVKSEQDAILEKEADQPNVPDPERGRS
- the gnd gene encoding phosphogluconate dehydrogenase (NAD(+)-dependent, decarboxylating); translated protein: MKLGMIGLGKMGYNLTLNLLDNQHEVAASDVNHDTVKRIAEEGAEPAYSLKELVNQLEAPRTIWLMVPAGEITESVLDELTPLLQSGDVVIDGGNSNYKDSLRRAEKLEQQQIHFVDAGTSGGVEGARHGACMMVGGPDDVIARIESIFEDTTVENGYLHTGRTGSGHFLKMIHNGIEYGMMQAIAEGFDILEKSPFDYDYEKVSNVFNHGSVIRSWLMELTENAFKKDAKLDNVRGIMNSSGEGKWTVETALDLETPAPVIALSLMMRHRSLEDDTFTGKVVAALRNEFGGHDIVRK